A region of the Pseudomonadota bacterium genome:
GGCACAACGTGCTCAGTTGGCCGTTCTACCTCGAGCGACCGCATTCGGCAGTCGTCAGTGGATCCGTTACTACCTCAATGACGAGAACGGGATCATCAATGGCACGTGGTGTGACGCACAATACCCAACCCACGTGACCCTCCAAGAGTATACGCCCGAGGGCGGATGCTAAAACGGGCAGCGCCTAAGAAAAACGGCACCTTAACGGTGTCGTTTTTTTTTTCGACTGAAAAAACACTGCCATTCAGTGCCAGAACTCTCGAGCCACAGCGAATCAGAGTATCCCGCAAAAAACCAAGTTCGCTTCTAAAGATGGCTCTGCCTCAGCCGAAGCATACAACAAGGCTGAAGGTGGTGAGCACGGGCTTGGAGCTGCTACCTGGTGCGGTAGCCAGTACCGATTGTCCAAGCAGACAAATCCACTTTGCACGACGAGACCGGAGCAATGAAACAACGCGGCTTTACCCTGATTGAACTCATGATCGTCATCGCGATCATCGGCATCCTGGCATCAATCGCCGTGCCCTCGTACCGCGACTACGTGCGCAAGGCCAACGCCTCGGAGATCGTGGCGCTGGTGAACGCGCTCGCGCAGAAACAGCAGCTCTACTACAACGAGAACGGCCGTTGGGCGTGGGCAGCCATATCGAATGATGTGTTGGGCGTGGGCGCCCGCACCGACTTCAGCACCGACGTGGTCGAGCAGGCGTTCATCGACAACCGCCGCGGCGACGGCCAGGTCTACGTGTTGCCCCACGCGTCTGCGCTTGGCGTACGACAGTGGATCCGTTGGAACATCGAGGACAACGGCGGCATCCTGCGTGGGTCGTTTTGCAACCCGGACGATCCGACCCCGGATGCACTGGCGCAGTACCTGCCAGAGGGTGAGTGCTAAGCGAACCTGCCAGCACCGCAGCCTGCCAACCAGGCTGCGACCCGACAAAGCCAGAGCCGGCCACCGGCTCTGGCTTTTTTTTGCCGGTCAGGTACCCCAAAGCGCGTGCCTGAGCCCTGACACCCGCACGCGGTCGGTCTGGCACCCGTCGCGCACGGCTGCCTCGCTGCCGTAGACTTCGACCGCGTGGCGCGCTCGCGTCACCGCGGTGTAGACAAGGTCTCGACTCAGCACCGTGTGCGGCGGCTCGGGCAGGACGATCAGGACCCGTCCGAATTCCGAGCCCTGGGACTTGTGCACGGTCATCGCATAACAGGTCTGGTGCGCGGGCAACCGCCCGGGGGCCACGCCCCGCACGCCGCCCTCCTCCGCGAACCACGCCATCGGCACCCCGTTCTCGTCCGGCCAGATCACGCCGGTGTCGCCGTTGTACAAGCCGAGACCCGGCGCGTTACGCGTCACGAGAATCGGTCGGCCGCGGTACCAGAGTGCATCGGACCCGATCAGACCGCGCCGCGCGAGGGCCTGCTCGACGGCCGCGTTCAGCGAGTCGACACCGCGGGCACCGGTGCGCAAGGCGCACAACACACGAAAGCCGCTCAGCGCATCGAGCGCCTCGGTCGGGCTGCGCGCCGCGATCACGCCGGCCAGTTCGGCGAGCGTACGCGACACCACGTGCTCGGCAACAGCTGCTTGCTCCGGTGTGGTGAGCGCCGTCTCGGCCTGCGCCCCGTCAGCCAGCGCGGCCACCGCTGCGTCCGCGTCACCAGCGTTCACGGACCGCGCCAACGCGCCGATGCTCGCGCGTGCGTCGAAGCGGTAGCTTTGCGTCAGCGCCACCACGGCGTCGGCAATACCGCCGTCCGTCGACGGCGGGGACGCAACCGGCGTGTCGAAGCCCGCGCACGACGCCTGCAGGGCCCGTCGCAGTGGCTCGCTGTACGCCGTCGGGTGCGCGTCACCGACGATGTCGCCGAGCACGTTGCCGGCCTCGACCGACGCCAGTTGATCGCGGTCACCGATCAGGATCAGTCGCGTGTCGGGGTGCAGTGCGTCGACCAGCTGCGACATCAGCGACAGGTCGATCATCGAGGCCTCGTCGACCAGCACCACATCCGCCGGCACCGGGTTGTCGGCGTTGTGGCGAAAGCCGCGGCGCCCGTGGCGATAGCCGAGCAACCGATGCACCGTCGACGCGTCGCTCGGCAAACCGGCGGGAAGGCCCGCCGCATCCAGCGACGCCGCCTCCGTCCGCAGTGATTCGAGCAAGCGCGCCGCCGCCTTGCCGGTGGGCGCGGCAAGCGCAACCGCGGGCGGTGTGCCGTGGCGCGCACCCAGCACGGCGAGCAGGCGGGCCACGGTGCGGGTCTTGCCGGTGCCGGGCCCACCGGTGATCACCGAGAGCGACTGACGCGCCGCGACCACGGCCGCGACACGCTGCCAGTCTGCCACCGGCCCTGCATCGGTCGACCTGTTTGGTGGGAACAGCGTGTCAAGCAGTGTGCGCGGAGGGGGTTCGGGGTCGACGACCCGACCCATGCGGCTGCGCAGCGCCTCGGCCAACCGCGTCTCATCACGCCAATAGCGTGCAAGGTAGAGCCGGTCGGCTGCGTCGAGCACCAAGGGCATGCGGACGGGTTCGCTCGCCGCCTGGACAACGCCGCTTTGGAGCAGCGCGTCGC
Encoded here:
- a CDS encoding prepilin-type N-terminal cleavage/methylation domain-containing protein, whose amino-acid sequence is MKQRGFTLIELMIVIAIIGILASIAVPSYRDYVRKANASEIVALVNALAQKQQLYYNENGRWAWAAISNDVLGVGARTDFSTDVVEQAFIDNRRGDGQVYVLPHASALGVRQWIRWNIEDNGGILRGSFCNPDDPTPDALAQYLPEGEC
- the recD gene encoding exodeoxyribonuclease V subunit alpha; this translates as MADTRAVLAADERVSAVDLAFADFLQSQATQPSDALYTGAVLASAAVQHGDVCCALAIAVDHHPLVGVNGLVGWRDALLQSGVVQAASEPVRMPLVLDAADRLYLARYWRDETRLAEALRSRMGRVVDPEPPPRTLLDTLFPPNRSTDAGPVADWQRVAAVVAARQSLSVITGGPGTGKTRTVARLLAVLGARHGTPPAVALAAPTGKAAARLLESLRTEAASLDAAGLPAGLPSDASTVHRLLGYRHGRRGFRHNADNPVPADVVLVDEASMIDLSLMSQLVDALHPDTRLILIGDRDQLASVEAGNVLGDIVGDAHPTAYSEPLRRALQASCAGFDTPVASPPSTDGGIADAVVALTQSYRFDARASIGALARSVNAGDADAAVAALADGAQAETALTTPEQAAVAEHVVSRTLAELAGVIAARSPTEALDALSGFRVLCALRTGARGVDSLNAAVEQALARRGLIGSDALWYRGRPILVTRNAPGLGLYNGDTGVIWPDENGVPMAWFAEEGGVRGVAPGRLPAHQTCYAMTVHKSQGSEFGRVLIVLPEPPHTVLSRDLVYTAVTRARHAVEVYGSEAAVRDGCQTDRVRVSGLRHALWGT